The following DNA comes from Alphaproteobacteria bacterium HT1-32.
AAATCTCTGCGACCGCGCCTTTCTGTCGCCGCTGGTAGCTGCCGGTTATGAATATATTGCCGGTCCGGCCATTGGAGAGCCATCACGTCACATTCCTGCGCCCTGGCGGCCGGATGATTTCCTCTGAAAGCAGTCTCTAGTAGTCCGGACTTATTTATCCTAGAGTGATAAAAAACGGGTGAGGGTAGTCAGATGGAATGGGTGGTTGTTCTGAAGCGCGATTGCGAAACCTGTCAGCTGGTGACGCCAGTGCTGGGTAAGCTTGCGCAGACCGCGCCGATGAAAATTTACAGTCAGGATGATCCGGCCTTTCCGGAAGATCTTGGCGGCGCACTGGATGATACCGGGCTGGCGACCTCCTGGTCGCTGGGTGTCGAGACGGTTCCGACCCTGATTCGCTATGAAAATGGTCAGGAGGTCGCACGAACCTTCGGATGGGACCGGGCGGAATGGATCAGCCTAACCGGCGACCCTGATCTGGGTGACGGACTGCCGGTCTTCCGGCCGGGTTGCGGCTCGAAAACCATGGATCCGGGAATGCCGGAACGGCTGGCTCTGAAATTCGGCGACATCAAGATCAATTCGCGCTCCATCGAGGTCGATGAGAATGATGATCCGATGGAGATTGCCTATGACCGTGGCTGGTCCGACGGTCTGCCGATCACTCCTCCGACCGATCTGCGGATCGCCCGGATGCTGGCCGGAACCACCCGAAAGGCAGATGAAATTATCGGTATCGTGCCGCCCAATCTGGTGGAATGTACGGTTGAGAAGGTGGCGATAAATGCGGTCATGGCGGGCTGTCGGCCGGATTATTTCCCGGTCGTTCTGGCCGCGCTGGAAGCTGCACTGATTCCTGAATTTTCCATGCATGGCCTGCTGGCGACGCTGTGGTTCTCGGGACCGGTGGTCATTGTCAACGGACCGGTTACCAAACGGATCGGCATGAACTGGGCCGGTAACGCGCTGGGGCAGGGCAATCGTGCCAACGCCACCATCGGGCGGGCACTTCAGCTGATCATTCGCAATGTCGGTGGCGGCAAACCGCAAGGCATTGACCGGTCGGTGATGGGTAACCCCGGCAAATACACTTTCTGCTTTGCCGAAGATGAAACTGACCCTGACTGGGTACCGCTGAATGTGGCGCGCGGTCATGCACCGGGTACCTCCAGCGTGACGCTGTTCCATGGTGACGGGGTGCAGGGTATCGCGGATCAGGCCGCACAGGGGCCGGAAGATCTGTCCCGCTCACTGGCAATGGGGCTGGCCGGGGTCTGTCATCCGAAACTGGCGGCCTGGGGAAATGCGATACTGGTTCTGTCGCCGGATCATTATGCGATCTACAAGCAGGCGGGATGGGGTCGCCCGGAAATCGAAGCTGCCCTGATCGAGTCGCTGCGGCGTCCGGGCAAGGATATTATCCGCGGAGCCGGAGGGGTCAGCATGGGTATTGACCCGTCCCGGGCAGAGGAAATGGTCGACAAGTTTCATCCCGGCGGCCTGCTGGTCGTTCGCGCCGGGGGGCCGGGAGGGTTGTTTTCGGCAGTTATCGGTGGCTGGACCGCCCAGCGCCGGGCCAAGGAAGTTCAGATCGTATCAAAGGAGATTGGAACATGACATCTGCGTCCTACACCATGCGGGATCCGACGGCGGAGACATCGCCCGTCATCCGGCATCGAATGAAGGCTCCGCCACTGGGGCCGGACACCACCATCGGTCTGCTGTCGATCTCGAAAGAGCGCAGCGTCGAGTTTCTCGACACCATTGACCGGCTGCTCAGCGAGCGGGGCTGCAAGGTGCTGCGGTTCGAGAAGCCGACCCATACAAAGCCCGCACCGGATTCTGTCATTCAGGACATTATCGAGCAGTGCGATGTGGTGGTCGAAGGCCTCGCCGACTGAGGGTCCTGTACGTCGTGCAGTTTGCATGACCAGCTGACTCTTGATCGTCGCGGCATTCCCGGCTGCGCTGTTGCCTCCGAAGCCTTCACACAGGCTGCCGAGGCGCAGATGACGGCGCTTGGTTTCACGGCTGACCTGGTCTGGGTGCCTCACCCGATCCAGAACCGGACCCCGGAACAACTGGCCGAGATCGCGGAAAAGGCGATCGCGGAAATTCTGCAGAAGATCGGCGGCTGATTGCCGCCGGTTATTCTGCTGCCGGCTGCTCGGGGAACCCTTCGAGGGTATGAAGTTCATGCCTGTCGCGATCAGCCACGGCGTCGGACTGCACATAGATGGTGAGCAGTCTGGCGATACTTTCGAGCGAATGAATATGTGTCCGCTCATAGCCGTGGCTGGCATCGACACCGAAGGTAATCAGCGCGGTCCGGATGTCATTCCCGGCTTCGACCGCTGAGGCCGCATCGCAGCGATAGAAGCGAAAGACTTCCCGTTGATGCTCAATGGCGTGATCCTTTGACAGACCGATCAGATGCCGGGTGAGGTGATAGTCAAACGGCCCGGTCTGGTCTGCCATGCCGATCGTCACCCCGAATTCGGAAGAGTTCTGTCCGGGCGCTGGTGTACCGTTGTCGACGGAGACCAGTTCGGAGACATCACCATGCAGCACGGCTGATGCGCCGGAGCCGACTTCCTCGGAAATCGTGAACAGGAAATGGCAGTCGATGGGCAGGCTGATGCTGTCACCGGCTTCATGAATGACGCGCAGTGCCTCCAGCATGGCGGCCACGCCACCCTTGTCGTCCAGATGACGGGAATTGATGAAACCGGCGGGGGTGAGTTCGGGCTGTGCGTCAATACTGACGATATCGCCAATATTGAAACCCAGTTCTTCGAGATCACGACGGTTCTTGACGATTTCATCGACCCGGATTTCAAGCTGGCGCCAGTCGACGGGCTGGGTGTCGATCTCCTTGTTGTAGGTGTGGCCGGATGCTTTCAGCGGCAGAATGGTGCCACGCCGGGGACCATCATCAGTGAAGATTGTGACCCGCGCGCCCTCCGCAAAACGTGACGACCAGTGGCCGATGGCAACCAGTTCCAGCCGGCCGTTTTCCTTCAGCATCTTGACCTGTGCGCCCAGTGTATCGACATGCCCGGCAACCGCCCGGTCGGGACTGGACTTCCGGCCTTTCAGATTGACCCGGATGGCCCCGCGCCGGGTCAGCTCGTACTCCGCCCCCATGGCGTCGAGCTTGCCACAGACGAGGCGCACAATGTTGTCGGTAAAGCCGACCGGGCTTGGCGTTGAGACCAGTTCGACCACGGTGTTGGCGATGCGTTCGGCAGAGACAGCCAGCGGTGCCGGGCTGTCTGGCACGGGGGTAAGGGTCATTCGGATCTCCGTTTGGTCTGAGGAAACAACATGTCGATGAATTTTTCAGCAGTGGGCTGAGGTTCGTGATTGGCGAGGCCCGGTCGTTCATTCGCTTCAATGATGACATAGTCGGGCTGGTCGACGGCAGGGACCAGAAAGTCCAGTCCGACGACAGGCATTTCCAGTACTGTCGCTGCATGTTCGGCAGCCCGGCAGAGGCTGGAATGCAGACGTGATGTCACATCATGGATGGTGCCGCCGGTATGCAGATTGGCGGTCTTGCGTACATTCAGGATATCGCCTTTCGGCAGGATGTCGTGCATCCGGTATCCGCCGAGCGTTACGCATCGTTCAGTTTCGGCATCCAGCGGAATGGTGCTTTCCCCGCCGGTGGCATTTGACCGGCGACGGCTCTGAACACGGATCAGTTCGCTGATGTCGTCCTGGCCATTGCCGGTAACGGCTGCGGGCAACCGGATCGCACCGGCCACCACCCGCCCGTCGATGACGATGATCCGCAGGTCTTCGCCACGGCAGAACTGTTCCAGAAGAACAACATCGTGATAGCTGTAAGCCTTCTCGATGGCGGCTTCGAGTTCGTCTTCCGAGCGGATATCGACACTGATACCGGCGCCCTGTTCACCCCGGGCAGGTTTTACAACGACCCGGCCATGTTCCTGCAGGAAGGCCCGGTTTTCCATTTTTGATCCGGCGTTGCGCTGATCGGGAACTGATAGTCCGCGCCGGGCCAGCAGCCGCCGTGTCAGCGCCTTGTTGTCGCAACGTGTCATGGCAACGGCAGAGGTCAGGTCGGTGAGGCTTTCGTGACAGGTGATCGACCGGCCACCAAGGGACAGCCTGAACAGACCGGAATCTGCATCTTCAACATCGACCGAGATACCGCGACGGCGGGCTTCCTTGACGATGATCCCGGCATAGGGATTCAGGGCGTCTTCCGGCTGGGGAGCGATGAACAGGTTTTCATTGATCGGGTTCTTGCGCTTGACCGTGAACTGCGGGACCTGAACAAAGCCGAGACGGTCATAGAGTTGCAGGGCGGCCTGATTGTCATGCATCACGCTGAGATCCATGAAAGACCGGCCCCGGGCCTGATAATGCTCGGCCAGGGTGCGGATCAGCATTTCACCTACGCGGGGTGTTGAACATTGCGGATCAACGGCCAGACACCAGAGACTGGAACCCAGTTCCGGGTCGTTGAAGGCGCGCTTGTGATCGACACCCATGACGGTTCCGACGATATCACCGGAGGTGGCATCTTCGGCGACCAGAAAGGTGAAGGTCCGGCTGTTCTTGCGGCTGCTGAGATCTTCAACTTCGATGGGCACCATCTTGTGCAGCGCATAAAGCCGGTTGATAGCTTCCGCATCCTGCCGGTCGCGTAATCGCCGGACGTTAAACCCGGGCACCTGTTCTTTCCGGGGGCGGTAATGCGGCAGCCACAGTCGCAATGTATGGCTGGGATCCAGAAACAGCTCCTGCGGGGCGACGGACAGGGCGACATGCGGATCAGAGATATAGATGGCGATGTCGCGTTCGTCGGACTTTTCGGTGCAGAGGGTTTCGGCAACCGCTTCGGCGCTGGCAAAGGTGTTGCCGAAGATCAGCCGTCCCCAGCCGCAATGAATCGTGGCATTGCTGTCAGGCCGGGCGGTGCGATGGTCTGCCGGCAGCAGCGAGGCATCCCGCGTCCGCCCGGGACGGGTGGCTGCGCGCTTGGTACTCATCTCAGACTCCCTGAACCTGGAACCAGTATTCCAGCAGGGCAATCTGCCAGAGCTTTGAGCCGCGCAACGGGGTCATATGCTCGGTCGGCGCTGCCAGCAGTTTGTCGACATAGGCAGGCTGGAACAGACCGCGCTCTCTGGCGGCAGGCTGTGACAGAATGTCGCGCACCCGCTCCAGCACATCGCCCTGCAGATGTTTGAGCGCAGGTACCGGGAAATAACCCTTGGGCCGGTCAATAACGGCTGACGGAATAACCGAACGGGAAGCTTCCTTCAGAACATGTTTCCCTTCACCGGCAATCTTGTGCTCGGCAGGGATACGGGCGGCCAGTTCGACCAGTTCGTGATCAAGAAACGGCACCCGGGCCTCCAGCCCGCAGGCCATTGTCATGTTATCGACCCGTTTGACCGGGTCATCGACCAGCATGACCGTGGTATCCATGCGCAGTGCCTTGTCGACGGGGTCGTCGGCGCCGGCTTCGGCAAAGCGTTCGGTAATGTAATCGAGGCTGTGGTCGCCACCGTGATGCCGGGGATCAACGGCGTCACAATATTCCGCGTAATCACGATCCCGGAAAACCCGTGAATATTCACCAACAGGATCGTTGTTGCCGACCATCGGCGGGTACCAGTGATAGCCGCCGAACACCTCGTCGGCACCCTGTCCGGACTGGACGACCTTGAGGTCTTTCGCGACTTCCTGGGACAGCAGATAGAAGCCGATGGCATCATGACTGACCATCGGTTCCGCCATGGCAGAGACGCAGCCTTCAAGGGAAGGCAGCAGCCGTTCCCGGCTGTTGACGCTGATCTTGTGATGTTTTGTGCCAAACTGTTCGGCAATGATGTCGGAATATCTGAATTCATCCCCGGCTTCGTCGCCAACGGTTTCAAAACCGACGGAGAATGTGTTGAGGCCGGTTTGCCCTTCCTCGGCCAGCAGTCCCACGATCAGCGATGAATCAACGCCACCAGACAGCAGCACCCCGACCGGGACATCAGCGACCAGACGGCGGCGAACGGCAACCCGCAGGGCCTCCAGCGTTGCATCGCGCCAGTCTTCAAAGCTGCGGGCTTCATCACCCGGTTTGCGGCCAAAATTCAGATTCCAGTAGACCCGCGTATGGCGACGGCCATCCGGTTCGATGCGCATTACGGAAGCCGGCGGCAGTTTGCGCACGCCTTTCAGGATGGTGAAGGGTGCGGGAACAACCGCATGAAAGGACATGTAATGATTCAGGGCGACCGGGTCGATGTCGGTATCCAGATCACCCGCTGCAATCAGGGCTGGCAGAAACGACGAGAAACGCAGCGCGCCGGGTGTTTCAGCGAGGTATAACGGTTTGATGCCGAGACGGTCGCGGGCCAGAAACAATCGCCCGCTGTCACGTTCTGCGATGGCGAAGGCAAACATGCCGTGGAAATGGTCGACGCAATTCTCACCCCAGGCATCATAGGCTTTCAGAATGACCTCGGTATCACCGCTGGAGAAGAACTGATAGCCCTTCGCCTGCAGGTCGAGTCGCAGTTCCTTGTAATTATAAATACAGCCATTGAAGACGATGGAGAGGCCGAGCTGAGGGTCGGTCATGGGCTGACCGGCACGGTCTGTCAGGTCGATGATCTTCAGGCGACGATGGGCGAGGCCAATTCCTGATTGTGCCCAGGCACCCGCAGCATCCGGGCCGCGCGGTGTCATGGCTTCGTTCATTCGTTCCAGTGCGCCCAGTGTTGCCGGTTTCCCGTCAAACCTGATCTCGCCTGCAATTCCACACATAAATTCGTTTCTCCCGTTCTGGATGAGGCGCCGACATGGGGCCCTGACACAAAAATAGCCACGATGTCGATGACATGTGGCGCAAAGGGTAAACGCAGGTAATGAGTGGAAGTTCCTGATCATATCAGGTTTTTTGTGAATCTCCAGCGACAGGCCGGAACCCGGTTATCCGGACGTGGCTGCTACGCCCGTTTTTTCTTCAGATCCCAGAACGGGGTGGGCACGACTTCGCAGGTTCGCTCACCATCCGGGGTGACGAGATCAAAGCGTTCACCGGGCACGGCTTCCGCTGTCGGCAGGTAAGCGAGACCGATATTCCGTCCGATGCGCGGGGAATGGGTGATGCTGGTCATCTTGCCGGCCAGATTGCCATTACGAAGCATCGGCCAGGGCCGGTCGTTCGAGGCGATAGGCTCGCCGTCGATGACCAGACCGACCAGCAACTGTTCCGGGCCGGTTTCGGATATCTGCTGCAGGGCGTCGCGGGCGATGAAATCGATCTCGGCCTCCAGATTCACCAGCCGTCCCAGTCCGACCTCGAACGGATTGTTGTCCATTGTCATGTCAGCACCATAGGACAGCATGGCCGCTTCCAGCCGCCGGATATGATTGGGGGCCGCGGGGGCGATGCCATGGGGCTTGCCTGCGGCCATGATCCGTTCCCACAGATGATCGCCGTAGCGGCCATCCAGCAGATAGATTTCATAGCCGAATTCGCCGCTCCAGCCGGAGCGGGAGATCAGCAACGGGATGTCGTCCAGGGTTGTCTCGACAAAACGGAAGAAGGAGAGACTGCGGATATCGTCACCGAACAGGGTTGCGGCGACTTCCATGGCCTTCGGTCCCTGCAACTGCAGGGGTGAAACATCGGGTTCATGAATCTGCACATCCATCCCGGCATTCAGGGCGATGCCGCGTGCCCAGAGCAGCACATCGGAATCAGCGATCGACAGCCAGAACCGGTCTTCATCAAGCCGGAGCAGCAGCGGGTCGTTGACGATGCCGCCCTTCTCGTCACAGAGCAGCACATATTTGCACTGTCCGATGGCGCAGTTGCTGAGATCTCGCGGGGTCAGAAGCTGTGTGAAGCGCAGTGCATCGGGGCCGGAAATTTCGACCTGCCGTTCGACGGCGACATCCCAGAGGGTCACGTCATTGACCAGCTTCCAGTAATCGGCCAGCGGGCTTTCAAACCACAGCGGCATATACATGTGATTATAAACGGTATAGGCGCTGAAGCCCCAGCGGCGGGTGGCATCGAAAAAAGGGGAACGCCGGATACGCGGGGAAATCGAGATAACAGGCAAACCAGACGACATGGCATTCCTCCCTGAATGTTTCCCGGAACAGGCACCGCGATTACGTTCTCTTTTTAACCGGTGAATGCGGTGGTCAAGTCCGCATTGCTTGGCCTGTCTTGGCGGATCGGCTAGAACGGCGGTTATAGACGCACAAGGAGAGAAAAATGCGCCCTTCAGGCCGTAAATTTGACGAATTGCGACCCATTTCGATCGAGACGGGAGTCAGCAAGCATGCAGAAGGCTCCTGCTTCATTTGTTTTGGCGATACACAGGTGCTGTGTACCGCCAGCGTTGACGAAAAGGTTCCGGGCTGGATGCGCAATTCCGGAAAGGGCTGGGTTACGGCTGAATACGGTATGCTGCCCCGGGCAACGGGTGATCGCATGGCGCGTGAAGCGGCCCGCGGCAAGCAAAGCGGGCGCACCCAGGAAATTCAGCGCCTGATCGGGCGCAGCCTTCGCGCGGTGGTTGATCTTGAAGGTCTGGGCGAAGTGCAGATCAAGGTCGACTGCGATGTCATCCAGGCTGATGGTGGCACGCGGACAGCGTCGATTACCGGCGGTTTTGTCGCTCTTTACGCGGCATTACAGCACATGCAGTCGCTGGGCAGCCTGACAACGATGCCGATTGAAACCCCGGTTGCGGCAATTTCCTGCGGCATCTTCCGCGGCGAGCCGGTGCTGGATCTGGATTACCTTGAAGACTCCACGGCCATGGCTGATGCCAATTTTGTGCTGAGCGGCGATGGTGGTATCGTCGAAATTCAGGCGACGGCTGAGGAAGAGCCTTTCGGGGACGAGGCTTTCACCGAACTTATGCGCCTTGCCCGCAAGGGTATTGCGGAACTGGTCGAGCATCAGGCAAAGGCGCTTGGTATCGATGACGGTGAGCCGGTTGACGAGGAAGAAGCGCCCTCTGAAACTGCGGATGAGAAGACGGAGACCGCTCCGGAGGATCAGCCGAAAGCCTGACCTGTATGGCCGGTAAAACGGATCAGCCCGGCCTGTTGCAGAACAGCCCGGGCTGACGACAATTTGAGTATTCGAGGGTGAGATGGCAGAGGCGAGCGTAACGCTCAGTAAAGAGATCATGCAGCTCCGGCAGTTTTTCCGGGCGGCAATGAACGATCAGCTGTTTGGTGATGAAATCGCCTGGGCAGCTCTTGCTCTGCTTGATCTCGATCAGATTGTCAGCTTGCCGGAAGATGCCCGTCGCAGCCGGTTGTTTTGTGATGCGCTGTCTGTCTGGACGGCGGTAGCAGGGACGGAACGGAAAAACAATTTCTCCGGCAGCGACCTGCTGGCCTCAAC
Coding sequences within:
- a CDS encoding N-acetylglutaminylglutamine amidotransferase, whose protein sequence is MCGIAGEIRFDGKPATLGALERMNEAMTPRGPDAAGAWAQSGIGLAHRRLKIIDLTDRAGQPMTDPQLGLSIVFNGCIYNYKELRLDLQAKGYQFFSSGDTEVILKAYDAWGENCVDHFHGMFAFAIAERDSGRLFLARDRLGIKPLYLAETPGALRFSSFLPALIAAGDLDTDIDPVALNHYMSFHAVVPAPFTILKGVRKLPPASVMRIEPDGRRHTRVYWNLNFGRKPGDEARSFEDWRDATLEALRVAVRRRLVADVPVGVLLSGGVDSSLIVGLLAEEGQTGLNTFSVGFETVGDEAGDEFRYSDIIAEQFGTKHHKISVNSRERLLPSLEGCVSAMAEPMVSHDAIGFYLLSQEVAKDLKVVQSGQGADEVFGGYHWYPPMVGNNDPVGEYSRVFRDRDYAEYCDAVDPRHHGGDHSLDYITERFAEAGADDPVDKALRMDTTVMLVDDPVKRVDNMTMACGLEARVPFLDHELVELAARIPAEHKIAGEGKHVLKEASRSVIPSAVIDRPKGYFPVPALKHLQGDVLERVRDILSQPAARERGLFQPAYVDKLLAAPTEHMTPLRGSKLWQIALLEYWFQVQGV
- a CDS encoding osmoprotectant NAGGN system M42 family peptidase — encoded protein: MTLTPVPDSPAPLAVSAERIANTVVELVSTPSPVGFTDNIVRLVCGKLDAMGAEYELTRRGAIRVNLKGRKSSPDRAVAGHVDTLGAQVKMLKENGRLELVAIGHWSSRFAEGARVTIFTDDGPRRGTILPLKASGHTYNKEIDTQPVDWRQLEIRVDEIVKNRRDLEELGFNIGDIVSIDAQPELTPAGFINSRHLDDKGGVAAMLEALRVIHEAGDSISLPIDCHFLFTISEEVGSGASAVLHGDVSELVSVDNGTPAPGQNSSEFGVTIGMADQTGPFDYHLTRHLIGLSKDHAIEHQREVFRFYRCDAASAVEAGNDIRTALITFGVDASHGYERTHIHSLESIARLLTIYVQSDAVADRDRHELHTLEGFPEQPAAE
- a CDS encoding ribonuclease PH, which codes for MRPSGRKFDELRPISIETGVSKHAEGSCFICFGDTQVLCTASVDEKVPGWMRNSGKGWVTAEYGMLPRATGDRMAREAARGKQSGRTQEIQRLIGRSLRAVVDLEGLGEVQIKVDCDVIQADGGTRTASITGGFVALYAALQHMQSLGSLTTMPIETPVAAISCGIFRGEPVLDLDYLEDSTAMADANFVLSGDGGIVEIQATAEEEPFGDEAFTELMRLARKGIAELVEHQAKALGIDDGEPVDEEEAPSETADEKTETAPEDQPKA
- a CDS encoding thioredoxin; its protein translation is MEWVVVLKRDCETCQLVTPVLGKLAQTAPMKIYSQDDPAFPEDLGGALDDTGLATSWSLGVETVPTLIRYENGQEVARTFGWDRAEWISLTGDPDLGDGLPVFRPGCGSKTMDPGMPERLALKFGDIKINSRSIEVDENDDPMEIAYDRGWSDGLPITPPTDLRIARMLAGTTRKADEIIGIVPPNLVECTVEKVAINAVMAGCRPDYFPVVLAALEAALIPEFSMHGLLATLWFSGPVVIVNGPVTKRIGMNWAGNALGQGNRANATIGRALQLIIRNVGGGKPQGIDRSVMGNPGKYTFCFAEDETDPDWVPLNVARGHAPGTSSVTLFHGDGVQGIADQAAQGPEDLSRSLAMGLAGVCHPKLAAWGNAILVLSPDHYAIYKQAGWGRPEIEAALIESLRRPGKDIIRGAGGVSMGIDPSRAEEMVDKFHPGGLLVVRAGGPGGLFSAVIGGWTAQRRAKEVQIVSKEIGT
- a CDS encoding dimethylsulfoniopropionate demethylase, giving the protein MSSGLPVISISPRIRRSPFFDATRRWGFSAYTVYNHMYMPLWFESPLADYWKLVNDVTLWDVAVERQVEISGPDALRFTQLLTPRDLSNCAIGQCKYVLLCDEKGGIVNDPLLLRLDEDRFWLSIADSDVLLWARGIALNAGMDVQIHEPDVSPLQLQGPKAMEVAATLFGDDIRSLSFFRFVETTLDDIPLLISRSGWSGEFGYEIYLLDGRYGDHLWERIMAAGKPHGIAPAAPNHIRRLEAAMLSYGADMTMDNNPFEVGLGRLVNLEAEIDFIARDALQQISETGPEQLLVGLVIDGEPIASNDRPWPMLRNGNLAGKMTSITHSPRIGRNIGLAYLPTAEAVPGERFDLVTPDGERTCEVVPTPFWDLKKKRA
- the ngg gene encoding N-acetylglutaminylglutamine synthetase; the protein is MSTKRAATRPGRTRDASLLPADHRTARPDSNATIHCGWGRLIFGNTFASAEAVAETLCTEKSDERDIAIYISDPHVALSVAPQELFLDPSHTLRLWLPHYRPRKEQVPGFNVRRLRDRQDAEAINRLYALHKMVPIEVEDLSSRKNSRTFTFLVAEDATSGDIVGTVMGVDHKRAFNDPELGSSLWCLAVDPQCSTPRVGEMLIRTLAEHYQARGRSFMDLSVMHDNQAALQLYDRLGFVQVPQFTVKRKNPINENLFIAPQPEDALNPYAGIIVKEARRRGISVDVEDADSGLFRLSLGGRSITCHESLTDLTSAVAMTRCDNKALTRRLLARRGLSVPDQRNAGSKMENRAFLQEHGRVVVKPARGEQGAGISVDIRSEDELEAAIEKAYSYHDVVLLEQFCRGEDLRIIVIDGRVVAGAIRLPAAVTGNGQDDISELIRVQSRRRSNATGGESTIPLDAETERCVTLGGYRMHDILPKGDILNVRKTANLHTGGTIHDVTSRLHSSLCRAAEHAATVLEMPVVGLDFLVPAVDQPDYVIIEANERPGLANHEPQPTAEKFIDMLFPQTKRRSE